A single region of the Nitrospira sp. genome encodes:
- a CDS encoding c-type cytochrome, with protein sequence MKQAGMKRLALMVGILGFGFGVVGCGGGGEGGGEGPVVPPPPAPAEYADKHMPAGWWTDPKVLEEGKELYIGGKNPDVNCASCHGKDGKPVKAGARDFRNGDRMKMYSDSVWFWRISEGVPNTKMKPWKSKLSEEDRWKILAFERSFGLAGKGWDANKKDWVPADQVK encoded by the coding sequence ATGAAACAGGCAGGCATGAAGAGATTGGCGCTGATGGTCGGCATTCTCGGATTCGGGTTCGGTGTGGTTGGTTGCGGCGGTGGCGGTGAAGGCGGCGGCGAGGGCCCGGTTGTTCCGCCACCCCCTGCTCCCGCGGAATATGCCGACAAGCACATGCCTGCCGGTTGGTGGACGGATCCGAAGGTGTTGGAAGAGGGGAAGGAGTTATACATCGGCGGGAAGAATCCTGATGTCAACTGCGCCAGCTGCCATGGCAAGGATGGTAAGCCGGTCAAGGCCGGTGCGCGAGACTTCCGCAATGGCGATCGCATGAAGATGTATTCGGACTCTGTCTGGTTCTGGCGCATTTCCGAAGGTGTGCCAAACACGAAGATGAAGCCGTGGAAGAGCAAGTTGTCCGAAGAAGATCGATGGAAGATCCTGGCGTTCGAGCGGTCCTTCGGCTTGGCCGGCAAGGGCTGGGATGCCAACAAGAAGGATTGGGTGCCTGCGGATCAGGTGAAGTAA